Proteins from a genomic interval of Chloroflexi bacterium ADurb.Bin180:
- the greA gene encoding Transcription elongation factor GreA encodes MTETTYLTAEGRRKLQEELDHLRTVRRPAVARQIHEAKEGGDIMENAGYDEAKNEQAFVEGRIMTLEALLNQVQIISEGSQGEVVSLGSKVTVAEERGDAEVFNIVGKAEADPGKGRISNESPLGRALMGRRKGEKVTVQAPDGPVVFRILKVG; translated from the coding sequence ATGACAGAGACGACATATCTAACGGCAGAAGGGCGGCGCAAGCTGCAGGAAGAACTCGACCATCTGCGCACCGTACGCCGACCGGCTGTGGCCAGGCAAATCCATGAGGCCAAGGAAGGCGGCGACATCATGGAGAATGCTGGCTACGACGAGGCCAAGAACGAGCAGGCGTTCGTTGAGGGGCGCATTATGACTCTGGAGGCGCTGCTCAACCAGGTGCAGATCATCAGCGAGGGTAGCCAGGGCGAGGTCGTCTCGCTGGGCAGCAAGGTGACCGTGGCCGAAGAGCGCGGCGATGCCGAGGTGTTTAACATCGTCGGCAAAGCCGAGGCGGATCCGGGGAAGGGCCGCATTTCCAACGAGTCTCCGCTAGGTCGGGCACTAATGGGTCGTCGCAAGGGTGAGAAGGTGACCGTGCAGGCGCCCGACGGGCCCGTGGTTTTTCGTATCCTCAAGGTCGGATAG
- the lysS gene encoding Lysine--tRNA ligase codes for MSEATDGAAGRPGSDERERRIEKLALLRQAGIDPYPARSDVTHSALQVVEAFAAAEAGAGTGEHPASEVAVRTAGRLTSIRVMGKASFAHLVDGTGKVQIYIRQDEVGEESYDRFIKLVDLGDIIGVAGAVFRTRTGEITVRVGQWSLLAKTLRPLPEKWHGLTDVEVRYRQRYLDLLTNERARKTFIVRTRLVSAIRRYLDERGFLEVETPVLQPIYGGAAARPFVTFHNELGANLFLRISDELYLKRLIIGGLDRVYEIGHDFRNEGVSTRHHPEFTMLEVYQAYADYNDMMRLTEELYFAVAQEVLGTGKITFGGNEIDLTPPWRRVSMRDAILEKTGIDIQQANTLPALRQEIASHGLTVEPKHNWGKQVEELFDATVEPGLIQPTFVLDHPVEISPLAKRRADTPELVERFEFWIAGQESGNAFSELNDPIDQRSRFENQGQQQKAGDEEAHPMDEDWIRALEHGMPPTGGLGIGIDRMTMLFTDNTSIREVILFPALRSKAGE; via the coding sequence GTGTCAGAAGCTACAGACGGAGCTGCGGGGCGTCCCGGAAGCGATGAGCGAGAACGAAGGATAGAAAAGCTCGCGCTACTGCGCCAGGCGGGGATCGATCCCTATCCGGCCCGGTCTGACGTTACTCACAGTGCTCTGCAGGTGGTAGAGGCATTCGCTGCAGCAGAAGCTGGTGCAGGCACGGGAGAACACCCCGCGAGCGAGGTGGCTGTGCGCACAGCCGGAAGGCTGACCTCGATTCGCGTGATGGGCAAGGCCAGTTTTGCTCACCTCGTGGATGGAACCGGCAAGGTACAGATCTATATCCGTCAGGATGAGGTAGGCGAGGAAAGCTACGACCGATTCATCAAGCTGGTTGATCTTGGTGACATAATCGGCGTGGCCGGCGCCGTGTTCCGCACGAGGACCGGCGAGATCACTGTCCGCGTTGGCCAGTGGTCCCTGCTGGCCAAGACCTTGCGCCCGCTGCCCGAGAAGTGGCACGGCCTGACCGATGTCGAGGTGCGTTACCGGCAGCGGTACCTGGACCTGTTGACCAACGAACGGGCCCGCAAGACGTTCATTGTGCGTACCCGCCTTGTCTCGGCCATTCGGCGCTATCTCGACGAGCGGGGCTTTCTGGAAGTGGAGACCCCGGTGCTGCAGCCCATCTACGGTGGCGCTGCGGCTCGCCCCTTCGTGACCTTTCACAACGAGCTCGGAGCCAATCTGTTCCTGAGGATTTCCGACGAGTTGTACCTCAAGAGACTCATCATTGGCGGCCTGGACCGGGTGTATGAAATCGGCCACGACTTTCGCAATGAGGGTGTGTCCACCCGGCACCACCCCGAGTTTACCATGCTCGAAGTGTACCAGGCTTATGCAGACTATAACGACATGATGCGCCTGACCGAAGAGCTCTATTTCGCTGTGGCGCAAGAGGTGCTGGGCACCGGCAAAATCACGTTCGGCGGGAATGAGATTGACCTCACGCCGCCGTGGCGCCGGGTATCGATGCGCGACGCAATTCTTGAAAAGACCGGGATCGACATCCAGCAGGCGAACACCCTGCCTGCGCTGCGCCAGGAAATTGCATCTCACGGGTTGACGGTTGAGCCCAAGCACAACTGGGGCAAGCAGGTGGAGGAGCTCTTTGATGCCACTGTGGAACCCGGGCTGATTCAGCCGACCTTTGTGCTCGATCATCCCGTTGAGATCTCGCCGCTGGCCAAACGTCGCGCCGACACGCCTGAGCTGGTCGAGCGCTTTGAGTTCTGGATCGCGGGGCAAGAATCAGGCAATGCCTTCAGTGAGCTGAATGACCCCATCGATCAGCGTTCTCGCTTTGAGAACCAGGGTCAGCAGCAAAAGGCCGGAGACGAAGAGGCCCATCCGATGGACGAGGACTGGATCCGCGCTCTTGAACACGGCATGCCGCCAACCGGCGGGCTGGGCATTGGCATCGACCGTATGACGATGCTCTTTACCGACAACACGTCTATCCGCGAGGTGATACTCTTCCCGGCTCTCAGGAGCAAAGCGGGCGAGTAG
- the mepM_2 gene encoding Murein DD-endopeptidase MepM — translation MVGCSLVDSWLPGVLVRPTPTATSTATPTHTSTCTPTLTPTATVLPTPEPLHLFVQFDPSPARQGDTVLINLSANRRFRVAGSLGGRPLHFVLRGEGEVSEAAWAVVGIAVTELPGDLPLQLQVVDDLGRESAVSVNLTVEAADLGAEVINVPPDKQELLESPASAEEARLLRDLYQGWTPERYWEGRFVWPHLGAVTSGFGMARVYNDGRRSSYHGGVDISGDVGMPVSASAAGRVVLARELQVHGGAIVIDHGLGVYSAYYHLSAIAVAVGQAVNQGDAIGRVGNTGLSTGAHLHWEMSVGGVLVDPREWAARDIPSKGMRQ, via the coding sequence ATGGTCGGCTGCAGCCTGGTCGATTCATGGCTGCCGGGCGTGTTGGTCAGGCCCACGCCCACGGCCACTTCCACTGCCACGCCGACACACACCAGCACTTGCACGCCCACCCTCACTCCGACGGCCACGGTGCTCCCCACACCGGAACCACTGCACCTGTTCGTGCAGTTCGACCCCTCGCCAGCCCGTCAGGGCGACACTGTGCTCATCAACCTCTCTGCCAATCGCCGCTTCAGAGTTGCTGGAAGCCTGGGGGGCAGGCCGCTTCACTTCGTCTTGCGCGGCGAAGGTGAGGTGTCGGAAGCGGCGTGGGCGGTGGTGGGCATCGCGGTCACCGAGCTGCCGGGTGATTTGCCTCTGCAACTCCAGGTAGTGGATGACCTGGGCAGGGAGTCTGCCGTCTCGGTCAACCTGACCGTGGAGGCGGCTGACCTGGGTGCGGAGGTCATCAACGTTCCCCCGGACAAGCAGGAGCTGCTGGAATCACCAGCATCAGCCGAGGAAGCCAGGCTGCTCCGCGATCTCTACCAGGGTTGGACGCCTGAGCGATACTGGGAAGGCCGCTTTGTCTGGCCGCATCTTGGCGCGGTCACCTCTGGATTTGGGATGGCCCGCGTCTACAACGACGGGCGCCGCAGTAGCTACCATGGAGGAGTCGACATCTCCGGCGACGTTGGCATGCCCGTGTCGGCGTCGGCAGCGGGGCGGGTGGTGCTGGCCAGGGAGCTTCAGGTGCACGGCGGAGCGATTGTCATCGACCACGGCCTGGGCGTGTATTCGGCGTATTACCATCTGTCGGCCATCGCCGTCGCTGTGGGCCAGGCGGTCAATCAAGGGGATGCCATCGGTCGGGTGGGGAACACCGGCCTGTCAACCGGCGCGCATCTGCACTGGGAGATGTCGGTGGGCGGCGTTCTAGTCGACCCCCGCGAATGGGCCGCCCGCGACATTCCGAGCAAAGGTATGCGCCAGTAG
- the ugpQ_1 gene encoding Glycerophosphoryl diester phosphodiesterase produces METKSFPYKTSPLNLGHRGAQKVAPENTLAAFERARVMGADGVELDVQLSADGALIVMHDFRVERTTNGQGAVKELKLDYLRGLDAGGWFSPEFRGERVPTLDEVLDWAGDAMLLNIELKSFSLRGDGLEQKVIEAVRREQLQGRVILSSFNPLSLIRAKRIAPEISIGLLYASDLPLPLRRAWLRPVVRPNALHPQWRMVSDPYMTWARRAGYRVNVWTADEFRDQQRLTELGVDAIITNRPDTLAALLKRP; encoded by the coding sequence GTGGAGACCAAGTCATTCCCCTACAAGACGAGCCCTCTGAACCTGGGGCACCGGGGTGCGCAGAAGGTGGCCCCCGAGAATACACTGGCTGCGTTCGAGCGTGCGCGCGTTATGGGTGCGGACGGTGTGGAGTTGGACGTGCAGCTCTCTGCGGACGGCGCGCTGATCGTCATGCACGACTTTAGGGTCGAGCGCACGACCAACGGGCAGGGGGCAGTGAAGGAGCTCAAGCTCGACTACCTGCGCGGTCTGGATGCAGGTGGATGGTTTTCGCCCGAGTTCCGCGGCGAGCGTGTGCCGACGCTCGACGAGGTGCTGGACTGGGCCGGTGACGCCATGCTCTTGAACATCGAACTCAAGTCCTTCAGCCTGAGAGGTGATGGGCTTGAGCAGAAGGTGATCGAGGCGGTACGCCGGGAGCAGCTACAGGGCAGGGTGATCCTGTCGTCCTTCAATCCCTTGAGTCTAATACGTGCCAAACGCATTGCCCCGGAGATCAGCATCGGCTTGCTCTATGCCAGTGACCTGCCACTGCCCTTGAGAAGGGCCTGGCTGAGGCCGGTGGTTCGCCCCAATGCTCTACACCCGCAGTGGAGGATGGTCAGCGATCCCTATATGACCTGGGCACGCCGAGCTGGCTATCGCGTCAACGTCTGGACAGCGGACGAGTTCCGCGATCAGCAGCGGCTGACCGAACTTGGCGTAGACGCGATCATCACCAACCGGCCAGATACGCTGGCGGCACTGCTGAAACGGCCCTAG
- a CDS encoding metal-dependent hydrolase, with amino-acid sequence MADLLKGITWLGHDSFRITAPHAVVYIDPWKLNQAEKADLILITHEHRDHFSPEDVEKLRKPGTVIVTIQQVAAQLKGDVRVVKPGDQMQVMGITVAAVPAYNPAKQFHPQSAGHVGFVLTIGDRRIYHAGDTDVIPEMAGLQVDVALLPVGGKYTMNAAEAADAANRIKPQVAVPMHWGDIIGARADAEAFQKKCHVPVVILEPPPR; translated from the coding sequence ATGGCGGACCTACTGAAAGGCATCACCTGGTTGGGTCACGATAGCTTTCGGATCACTGCACCGCACGCGGTGGTATACATCGACCCGTGGAAACTGAACCAGGCGGAAAAAGCGGACCTGATCCTGATTACGCACGAACACCGTGACCACTTTTCTCCAGAAGATGTGGAAAAGCTGCGCAAGCCAGGCACGGTCATCGTCACCATCCAGCAGGTAGCAGCCCAGCTAAAGGGCGACGTGCGCGTGGTCAAGCCCGGAGATCAGATGCAGGTCATGGGGATCACCGTGGCCGCTGTTCCTGCGTACAATCCGGCCAAGCAGTTCCATCCCCAATCTGCTGGCCACGTCGGCTTTGTACTAACCATCGGCGACAGGCGCATCTACCACGCTGGAGATACTGATGTCATCCCCGAGATGGCCGGACTGCAGGTGGACGTAGCTCTCCTGCCGGTGGGTGGCAAGTACACCATGAACGCGGCCGAAGCCGCTGACGCGGCCAACAGAATCAAACCGCAGGTGGCCGTTCCGATGCACTGGGGGGATATCATTGGCGCCAGGGCCGACGCCGAGGCCTTTCAGAAAAAGTGCCACGTGCCGGTGGTGATTCTGGAACCACCGCCCCGATGA
- the acdA_1 gene encoding Acyl-CoA dehydrogenase, which translates to MDLALNEEHQMVRKMVREFAEKEIAPRIKELDRQQEYDRGILTKLGQQGILGICIPVRYGGAGMDYISLAIACEELERIDTSARVAMSVHVGLNSLTLLQWATEEQKQKYLVPQAMGQKIATYALTEPNAGSDAVGIQTTAKKEGDHWVLNGEKMWISLADVADNFVIIAWSDAEKKRQRDHSGMTAFIVERSFPGVTTGSIHGKLGVRAGNTGSITLTECIVPAANVLGLEGEGFKIAMAALDGGRYTVAAGAVGLIQASLDASVRYANERQAFGVPIGRHQLVQQMIARMVARLDTGRLLVYQAGWLKNEGKRNTRETSLAKWVNCDGAFESANDAVEIHGAYGYSDEYDVERYLRNSRGAVIYEGSREIHQLVQASYALGYREDKPLRCELPKYDAAEWQREH; encoded by the coding sequence ATGGACCTGGCTCTGAATGAAGAGCACCAGATGGTGCGCAAGATGGTGCGCGAGTTTGCCGAGAAAGAGATCGCACCGCGGATCAAGGAGCTGGACCGCCAGCAGGAATACGACCGCGGCATATTGACCAAGCTGGGGCAGCAGGGCATCCTGGGTATCTGCATCCCGGTTCGCTACGGCGGTGCCGGCATGGACTATATCTCGCTGGCCATCGCCTGCGAAGAGCTCGAGCGGATCGACACGTCGGCCAGAGTGGCCATGTCGGTCCACGTCGGGCTGAACAGCCTTACTCTTCTCCAGTGGGCCACCGAGGAGCAGAAGCAAAAGTACCTCGTGCCTCAGGCCATGGGGCAGAAGATCGCTACCTATGCGCTCACCGAACCAAACGCCGGTTCCGATGCCGTGGGCATTCAGACTACCGCGAAGAAAGAAGGGGATCACTGGGTCCTCAACGGCGAAAAGATGTGGATCTCGCTGGCCGACGTGGCTGACAACTTTGTCATCATCGCCTGGTCGGATGCCGAAAAGAAGCGCCAGCGCGACCACAGCGGCATGACGGCCTTTATCGTTGAGCGCAGCTTTCCGGGCGTCACCACGGGCAGTATCCACGGCAAGCTGGGGGTGCGGGCGGGGAACACCGGCAGCATTACCCTTACCGAATGCATCGTGCCCGCGGCCAATGTGCTGGGTTTGGAAGGCGAGGGGTTCAAAATCGCCATGGCCGCCCTCGATGGCGGGCGCTACACGGTGGCGGCCGGTGCGGTGGGATTGATTCAGGCCTCGCTTGATGCCTCGGTTCGCTACGCCAACGAGCGACAGGCCTTCGGGGTGCCCATTGGCAGGCATCAGCTCGTGCAGCAGATGATCGCCAGGATGGTGGCGCGACTGGACACCGGGCGGCTGCTGGTCTACCAGGCCGGCTGGCTGAAGAACGAAGGCAAGCGCAACACTCGCGAGACTTCGCTGGCGAAATGGGTCAACTGCGACGGCGCATTTGAGTCAGCGAACGACGCGGTAGAAATCCACGGCGCCTACGGCTACTCTGATGAGTACGATGTCGAGCGCTACCTGCGCAACTCGCGCGGCGCCGTAATCTATGAGGGCAGCAGGGAGATCCATCAGCTCGTTCAGGCGTCCTATGCGCTGGGTTATCGTGAAGACAAACCCTTACGCTGTGAGCTGCCGAAGTACGACGCGGCGGAGTGGCAGAGGGAACACTAG
- the acrB_1 gene encoding Acryloyl-CoA reductase electron transfer subunit gamma → MNIIVCIKQVPDTTEVKINPETGTLIREGVPSIVNPFDMYAIEEGLRLKEKHGGKVTVISMGPPQAKEALKEAVAMGADEAILLSDRSFAGSDTWATAYTLAQAIRKLGQVDVILCGKQAIDGDTGQVGPGIARQLGINQLTYVFKILKLDPETRALAVERLLEEGREVVETQLPALLTVVKDINQPRYPTFLGIRRATKLEIPVWGAADLPATDATKLGLKGSPTQVVKVFSPPKREGKVEMITGDTVDEAAAALVDKLLAEKVI, encoded by the coding sequence TTGAACATCATTGTCTGCATCAAACAGGTGCCGGATACTACCGAGGTCAAGATCAATCCCGAGACTGGCACCCTCATTCGCGAGGGAGTACCCTCTATCGTCAACCCCTTTGACATGTACGCCATAGAGGAGGGGCTCCGCCTCAAGGAGAAGCACGGCGGCAAGGTGACCGTGATCTCGATGGGCCCTCCGCAAGCCAAAGAAGCGCTCAAGGAGGCGGTGGCCATGGGCGCCGACGAGGCGATCCTGCTCTCGGACCGCTCCTTCGCCGGCTCGGATACCTGGGCCACCGCTTACACCCTCGCTCAGGCCATCAGGAAGCTCGGCCAGGTTGACGTAATCCTGTGTGGAAAGCAAGCCATCGACGGCGACACCGGTCAGGTTGGGCCGGGCATCGCGCGGCAGTTGGGAATCAACCAACTGACCTATGTCTTCAAGATCCTCAAGCTGGATCCGGAAACGCGTGCCCTGGCAGTGGAGCGGCTGCTGGAAGAAGGACGCGAGGTGGTGGAAACGCAATTGCCTGCTCTGCTGACCGTGGTCAAAGATATCAACCAGCCGCGCTACCCAACTTTTCTAGGCATCAGGCGCGCCACCAAGCTGGAGATCCCGGTCTGGGGGGCCGCCGATTTGCCTGCTACCGATGCGACCAAGCTTGGGCTGAAAGGCAGCCCGACTCAGGTGGTCAAGGTCTTTAGTCCTCCCAAGCGTGAAGGCAAGGTCGAGATGATCACGGGCGACACAGTGGACGAAGCCGCGGCGGCGCTGGTAGACAAGCTGCTGGCCGAGAAGGTCATCTAG